A genomic window from Camelina sativa cultivar DH55 chromosome 2, Cs, whole genome shotgun sequence includes:
- the LOC104749643 gene encoding uncharacterized protein LOC104749643: protein MVNKKKPSQRRSKRKRVDPELAAPELAAPEATNGEGNALVAFGGDAAGDKNREDVSEDDCEVVGDDYCDGIAYEDTGEADRNCVGLEEIICEDMANQFGEDARDEEDLTDADSGDDIWDEEKIPDRLSDSEDEDNVDGDNHVEPEDAEEMLHLGKTFSSPNDFKLAVLRYSLKTRYDIKLYRSQSLKLGAKCTYVDEDGKCLWRCYCAYDKKKHKMQINRYEGKHRCVRSGYSHMLKRGTIAWLFSERLRKNPKITAHEMKAEIKREYNLEVSEEQCSKAKSKLRREASASHQEHFSQIWDYQAEILRSNEGSIFEIETIPGPTIGSLQRFYRLFLCFKSQKDAWKQTCRPILGIDGAFLKWDIKGHLLAAVGRDGDNRIVPVAWAVVEIENDDNWDWFMRLLSRSLGLEDGSKIAIISDKQSGLVKAIHNILPQAEHRQCAKHIMENWKRDSHDMELQRLFWKIARSYTIGKFNANMAALQSYNPGAFASLLKTKPETWSRALFRVGTCCNDNLNNLSESFNRTIRQARRTLLLEMLEDIRRQCMVKNQKRHIIAGRLKTRFTKRAHSEIEKMIEGSHFFIRSMARNDRHEVELHDDTYSVNMNDRTCGCIKWQMTGIPCVHAAFVIIAKK from the exons ATGGTGAATAAAAAGAAGCCTTCTCAACGTCGTTCTAAACGAAAGAGGGTTGATCCCGAATTGGCTGCTCCCGAATTGGCTGCTCCTGAAGCGACTAATGGTGAAGGTAATGCTCTTGTAGCGTTCGGTGGTGATGCTGCTGGTGATAAAAACCGTGAGGACGTTAGTGAGGATGATTGTGAGGTTGTAGGCGACGATTATTGCGATGGTATTGCGTATGAAGATACTGGCGAAGCAGATAGAAATTGTGTTGGTTTAGAAGAAATTATTTGTGAAGACATGGCAAATCAGTTTGGAGAGGATGCGAGAGACGAGGAAGACTTGACTGATGCGGATAGTGGAGATGATATTTGGGATGAGGAGAAGATTCCAGATCGTCTATCAGATAGTGAAGACGAAGACAATGTTGATGGCGATAATCATGTCGAACCTGAAGATGCTGAAGAGATGCTGCATTTGGGGAAAACGTTTAGTTCTCCAAATGATTTCAAGCTTGCTGTTTTGAGGTACTCTCTTAAAACTAGATACGACATTAAGCTATATAGATCGCAATCTTTGAAGCTTGGAGCAAAATGTACTTATGTTGACGAGGATGGTAAGTGTCTATGGAGATGCTACTGTGCTTATgataagaagaaacacaagatgCAAATCAATCGATATGAGGGTAAGCATAGATGTGTGAGGTCTGGTTACAGTCATATGTTAAAGAGAGGAACAATAGCTTGGTTATTTTCAGAGAGGTTAAGAAAGAACCCAAAGATTACCGCACATGAGATGAAGGCAGAGATTAAGAGAGAGTACAACCTGGAAGTTAGTGAAGAACAATGCTCAAaggcaaaatcaaaacttaggCGTGAAGCGAGTGCTAGTCATCAAGAACACTTTTCACAGATTTGGGATTATCAAGCTGAAATTCTCCGATCAAATGAAGGGTCAATCTTTGAGATTGAGACAATTCCAGGGCCAACAATAGGAAGCTTGCAACGGTTTTAtcgtttatttttgtgttttaaatcACAAAAAGATGCATGGAAGCAAACATGTAGACCAATATTAGGAATAGATGGTGCTTTCTTGAAATGGGATATAAAGGGACATCTATTAGCTGCAGTTGGAAGAGATGGAGACAATAGGATAGTACCAGTTGCTTGGGCAGTGGTTGAGATTGAGAATGATGACAATTGGGACTGGTTTATGAGGTTGCTCTCTAGGAGTTTGGGTCTTGAGGATGGAAGCAAAATTGCTATAATATCTGACAAGCAATCG GGTCTTGTGAAAGCTATCCATAACATTCTCCCCCAAGCAGAACATCGTCAGTGTGCTAAGCATATTATGGAGAATTGGAAGAGGGATAGTCATGATATGGAACTACAACGCCTGTTTTGGAAGATTGCTCGCAGCTACACcattggaaaatttaatgcGAATATGGCAGCATTGCAGAGCTATAATCCAGGTGCTTTTGCTTCCCTATTAAAGACTAAGCCAGAGACATGGTCTAGagctctttttagagtaggtaCATGTTGCAATGATAACTTGAACAACCTGAGTGAATCATTTAATAGAACCATACGCCAAGCTAGGAGGACGCTTTTACTAGAAATGCTTGAGGATATTAGGAGACAGTGTATGGTGAAAAATCAGAAGAGGCATATTATAGCTGGCAGATTAAAGACAAGATTCACGAAGAGGGCACATTCGgagatagaaaaaatgatagaaGGGTCACATTTTTTCATAAGAAGCATGGCTAGGAACGATAGACACGAGGTAGAGTTACATGATGATACTTATAGTGTAAATATGAATGATCGAACATGTGGATGCATTAAGTGGCAGATGACTGGAATCCCATGCGTCCATGCTGCTTTTGTTATCATAGCAAAAAAATAG